TGTTCTATCGTCTGCTGCTGGAACACATCACCGAAATGATGCCCATCGTGTATACGCCCGTCGTCGGTCTGGCATGCCAGCGGTTCAGTCATATCTACCGCCGGCCACGGGGAATTTTCATTTCCTATCCCGAACGCGACTCGATGGATGCGATCTTTGAAAACATCGAACACGATGTTGATGTGATTGTCGTCACCGACGGCGAACGCATTCTCGGTCTGGGCGATCAGGGCGTGGGAGGTATGGGCATTCCGATCGGTAAATTATCACTCTACACGCTGTGTGGCGGCGTTGATCCTGCGAAAACTTTGCCCATTGTCTTGGATCTGGGAACGAATAATCAGGAACGCCTGGACGACCCGCGTTATATCGGCTGGCGGGAAAACCGGATCAAGGGCGCGGAATATGACGCCTTTATCGAGCAGTTTGTGACCGCTGTCAAAAAACGGTTCCCGCACGTGCTCCTGCAATGGGAAGATTTTGCGTCTGTGGATGCGGAACGAATTATTGATAAGTACCGCGATGATTTGTGTACGTTCAATGATGACATTCAAGGCACCGCCGCTGTGACCACGGGAACGATTCTCGCAGCGATTACAGCCGCGGGGGGCAAACTGGTAGATCAGAACATCGTGATGTTGGGAGCAGGCTCGGCCGGTGTGGGGATTTGCCTGCAGTTGAAACAGGCCATGATCGACAACGGGCATTCGGAAGCGGAAGCCCGTTCTCATTTTTATGTGATTGATCGAGACGGTCTGCTTCACTCCGGCAGGACGGATCTGGATCCACTGCATCAGAAACTGGCGCAGTCACCTGAAAATTTGAAAGGCTGGGACTGTGATGTCACAGGTACCATTTCGTTTGCGGATGTGGTGCGGAACAGCAAGCCAGGTGTTCTCGTTGGTGCCACAGGACAAGCCGGCGCGTTTACCGAAGAAATCATTCGCGAAATGGCGAAACATACCAATCGACCTGTGATCTTTCCACTTTCCAATCCTACTTCGCGTGCCGAGGCCATCCCCTCTGATTTGTTGAAATGGACTGATGGCAAAGCCGTCATCGCGACCGGAAGCCCCTTTGATCCGGTCGAATATAATGGCGTGACCCATTACATCGCGCAATGTAATAACAGTTATATCTTCCCGGCAATGGGACTGGGTATTCTGGCCTCGCGTGCACGCCGGGTGACCGATTCGATGTTTATGGCGGCGGCGTTTGCCCTGAAAGAAACATCACCGGCACTGAAAGATCCCGCTGCTTCGTTGCTCCCGTCTCTGACGACAATCCGAGAAGTCGGCCGCAAGATTGCCCGGGCAGTCGCTGCGGCAGCCATCGAAGCTGGTGTGGCCGATTCCATTACTGAAGAAGAGATTGATCAGCGGATCGAAGAAACCATGTGGACCCCCGAGTACTGATACAGCCCAACGTTTGATACACCAGGCGCATGCACGCATTCATTGATAGAAGGAACTTTCATGTCAGATCATTGCACTACCACCGTCGGCTCATATCTCGCTTCCCGGCTGGAGGAAATCGGTCTAGAACACTATTTCGCCGTACCAGGAGACTACAATCTTGTTCTGCTGGACAAGCTCCTGGAAAACAAAAATCTGAAAATGATTTCCTGCTGTAATGAATTGAACGCCGGTTATGCTGCCGACGGTTATTGCCGGGC
This window of the Gimesia fumaroli genome carries:
- a CDS encoding NAD-dependent malic enzyme, which gives rise to MNSGRSTEEFTIEKRGVLLIEDPLLNKGTAFTQEERVKHGLLGLLPPHVDTLEEQEERAYEAFCDFHTDIDKHIFLRQLQDENETLFYRLLLEHITEMMPIVYTPVVGLACQRFSHIYRRPRGIFISYPERDSMDAIFENIEHDVDVIVVTDGERILGLGDQGVGGMGIPIGKLSLYTLCGGVDPAKTLPIVLDLGTNNQERLDDPRYIGWRENRIKGAEYDAFIEQFVTAVKKRFPHVLLQWEDFASVDAERIIDKYRDDLCTFNDDIQGTAAVTTGTILAAITAAGGKLVDQNIVMLGAGSAGVGICLQLKQAMIDNGHSEAEARSHFYVIDRDGLLHSGRTDLDPLHQKLAQSPENLKGWDCDVTGTISFADVVRNSKPGVLVGATGQAGAFTEEIIREMAKHTNRPVIFPLSNPTSRAEAIPSDLLKWTDGKAVIATGSPFDPVEYNGVTHYIAQCNNSYIFPAMGLGILASRARRVTDSMFMAAAFALKETSPALKDPAASLLPSLTTIREVGRKIARAVAAAAIEAGVADSITEEEIDQRIEETMWTPEY